A stretch of the Thermus thermophilus genome encodes the following:
- a CDS encoding ABC transporter ATP-binding protein: MSANGVLVEVRDLKKHFPLRGGVLSRVVASVKAVDGVSFAIRRGEVLGLVGESGSGKTTVGRTLLRLIEPTGGRIFFDGQDITELPREKLRPFRRRMQIIFQDPFSSLNPRMTVGDIIAEPLLIHGIGKTPKERMERVAELLKLVGLSPDHMRRYPHEFSGGQRQRIGIARALAVAPEFIVADEPVSALDVSIQAQVVNLLQDLKEELGLTLLFIAHDLAVVEYISDRVAVMYLGKVMELAPARELYRNPKHPYTEALLSAVPIPDPTVKRERIVLQGDIPSPINPPSGCVFRTRCRYALPECAQVVPELKEVAPGHYKACIRDDIL, from the coding sequence GTGAGCGCGAACGGCGTCCTCGTGGAGGTGCGGGACCTAAAGAAGCACTTCCCCCTCCGGGGCGGGGTGCTTTCCCGGGTGGTGGCGAGCGTCAAGGCGGTGGACGGGGTGTCCTTCGCCATCCGGAGGGGGGAGGTGCTTGGGCTTGTGGGGGAGTCGGGGAGCGGGAAGACCACGGTGGGGCGCACGCTTCTCCGGCTGATTGAGCCCACGGGGGGTAGGATTTTCTTTGACGGGCAGGACATCACGGAGCTTCCCCGGGAGAAGCTCAGGCCCTTCCGGCGCCGGATGCAGATCATCTTCCAGGACCCCTTCAGCTCCCTGAACCCGCGGATGACCGTGGGGGACATCATCGCCGAGCCCCTCCTCATCCACGGGATCGGGAAGACCCCGAAGGAACGCATGGAGCGGGTGGCGGAGCTTTTGAAGCTCGTGGGGCTTTCCCCGGACCACATGCGCCGTTACCCCCACGAGTTCTCCGGGGGGCAGAGGCAAAGGATCGGGATCGCCCGCGCCCTGGCGGTGGCCCCAGAGTTCATCGTGGCGGACGAGCCGGTTTCCGCCCTGGACGTGTCCATCCAGGCGCAGGTGGTGAACCTCCTGCAGGACTTGAAGGAGGAGCTTGGCCTCACCCTGCTCTTCATCGCCCACGACCTGGCGGTGGTGGAGTACATCTCCGACCGGGTGGCGGTGATGTACCTGGGGAAGGTGATGGAGCTCGCCCCCGCCCGGGAGCTTTACCGCAACCCCAAGCACCCCTACACGGAGGCCCTGCTTTCGGCGGTGCCCATTCCCGACCCCACGGTGAAGCGGGAGCGGATCGTGCTCCAGGGGGACATTCCCTCGCCCATCAACCCGCCCTCGGGGTGCGTCTTCCGCACGCGGTGCCGCTACGCCCTGCCCGAGTGCGCCCAGGTGGTGCCCGAGCTCAAGGAGGTGGCCCCGGGCCACTACAAGGCCTGCATCCGGGACGACATCCTCTAG
- a CDS encoding ABC transporter ATP-binding protein encodes MDEKRLLEVKDLKVHFFTDDGVVKAVDGVSFHVNRGETLAVVGESGSGKSVTSLAIMRLIPSPPGRIVGGEIWFRGKDGKVRDLTKLSEAEMRRIRGNDIAMIFQEPMTSLNPVYTVGDQIAEAIMLHQGKSRKEAMELAAHMLELVGIPEPKKRLSNYPHQMSGGMRQRVMIAMALSCNPSLLIADEPTTALDVTIQAQILELMKKLQEEIGMSILFITHNLGVVAEMADRVVVMYAGRAVEESDVVPLFQSPLHPYTEGLLHSVPRLDLAAEHRQRLEAIPGNVPNPLYLPPGCAFHPRCKYYVEGVCDREVPPLEEAGEGRRVRCVRWREIRKGVGA; translated from the coding sequence ATGGACGAAAAGCGCCTTCTAGAGGTGAAGGACCTAAAGGTTCACTTCTTCACCGACGACGGTGTGGTGAAGGCGGTGGACGGGGTTTCCTTTCACGTGAACAGGGGGGAGACCCTGGCGGTTGTGGGGGAGTCGGGGAGCGGGAAGAGCGTGACCTCGTTGGCGATCATGCGGCTCATTCCCTCGCCGCCTGGGAGGATCGTGGGTGGGGAGATCTGGTTCCGCGGGAAGGACGGGAAGGTCCGGGACCTCACCAAGCTTTCCGAGGCGGAGATGCGGCGGATTCGCGGGAACGACATCGCCATGATCTTCCAGGAGCCCATGACCTCCCTGAACCCCGTGTACACGGTGGGGGACCAGATCGCGGAGGCGATCATGCTCCACCAGGGGAAGAGCCGCAAGGAGGCCATGGAGCTCGCCGCCCACATGCTGGAGCTGGTGGGGATTCCGGAGCCCAAGAAGCGGCTTAGCAACTACCCGCACCAGATGTCGGGGGGGATGCGGCAACGGGTGATGATCGCCATGGCCCTCTCCTGCAACCCCTCGCTCCTCATTGCGGACGAGCCCACCACGGCCTTGGACGTGACCATCCAGGCGCAGATCCTGGAGCTGATGAAGAAGCTCCAGGAGGAGATTGGGATGAGCATTCTCTTCATCACCCACAACCTTGGGGTGGTGGCGGAGATGGCGGACCGGGTGGTGGTGATGTACGCGGGCCGGGCGGTGGAGGAGTCGGACGTGGTGCCGCTTTTCCAGAGCCCGCTGCACCCGTACACGGAGGGGCTTTTGCACTCGGTGCCGCGGCTGGACCTGGCGGCGGAGCACCGGCAGCGGCTTGAGGCGATACCTGGGAACGTGCCGAACCCCTTGTACCTGCCGCCTGGGTGCGCCTTCCACCCGCGGTGCAAGTACTACGTGGAGGGGGTGTGCGATCGGGAGGTGCCGCCCTTGGAGGAGGCGGGGGAGGGCCGCCGGGTGAGGTGCGTGCGCTGGCGGGAGATCCGCAAGGGGGTGGGGGCGTGA